Below is a genomic region from Paraburkholderia phenazinium.
AGCCGGGCACCAAGGCCACCATCACCGTGTGGCGCAAGGGGCAAACGCGCGATCTGTCGGTCACGATTGCCGAAATGCAGGCTGACAAAACCGCCAAGACCGACGAGAAGCAGACCCCGCCGCCGAAGCAACGCGCGACGAATTCTCTCGGCATCGCGGTGAGCGACATCCCCGCCGACCAGCAGAAGACGCTGAAGGTGCACGGTGGCGTGCAGGTCGATCAGGTGGACGGACCGGCTGCCCGCGTCGGCTTGCAGAAGGGCGACATCATTCTGCGCGTCGGCGATACGGATATCTCGAGCGCGAAGCAGTTCGACGAAGTGACCGCGCATCTGGACCCGCAAAAGATGATTGCGTTGCTGGTGCGTCGTGGCGACAACACGCAATTCGTGCCGCTGCGCCCGCGTAGCGGCTCCGCGCAGAAGTGACAACACCGGTGGCACCGCTCACGCTCTACGGGCGCGCGTGGTGCCACCTTTGTGACGACATGCGTGCCGGGCTCGAGCCGTTGCTGATGGAGTTCGGGGCGCAGGTCGAGATCGTCGATGTCGACACTGATCCTGCACTCGAAGCGCGTTACAACGAGTTAGTGCCGGTTTTGGTGTGTGATGGTGTCGAGTTGTGCCACTATCACCTCGACGAAGGGCGGGTCCGCGCAGCGCTGAGCGCACGTGCCGGGCAGATCCGCTAGCGCATCGAAAGTCACGGGGCCCGACATACGTCTGAGCCCGCTTTCAGTGCTCTCCTGCAAGATATGCCGGGCGGAAGCCTTTTTCGGCTAAAATAGAGAGGTTTTTCACCTACTTCCAAGGCGTGCTCCGCAATCGTCCGGGCGCGCCTTTTTCGCTTGATCGGTACTGAATGGATCATATTCGTAATTTCTCGATCATTGCGCACATCGACCATGGCAAGTCGACGCTCGCCGATCGCATCATCCAGATTTGCGGCGGCCTGTCCGACCGCGAAATGGAATCGCAGGTGCTCGACTCGATGGATCTCGAGCGCGAGCGCGGCATCACCATCAAGGCACAGACTGCTGCACTGACGTACAAAGCCCGCGATGGGCGGATCTACAACCTCAATATGATCGACACGCCGGGGCACGTCGATTTCTCGTACGAAGTCAGCCGCTCGCTGTCGGCGTGCGAAGGCGCGCTGCTGGTGGTCGACGCGAGTCAGGGCGTCGAAGCTCAGACGGTTGCGAACTGCTATACGGCAATCGAGCTCGGCGTCGATGTGATTCCGGTCCTCAACAAGATCGACTTGCCCGCGGCGAACCCCGAAAACGCGATCACCGAAATCGAAGATGTGATCGGCATCGACGCAACCGATGCCACGCGTTGTAGCGCGAAAACGGGCCTCGGCGTCGAAGACGTGCTGGAAGCGCTGATCGCGAAAGTGCCGCCGCCCAAGGGCGATCCCGAAGCGCCGCTGCAGGCGTTGATCATCGATTCGTGGTTCGACAACTACGTTGGCGTGGTGATGCTGGTGCGTATCGTCAACGGCACGCTGCGTCCCAAAGACAAGATCCGCTTGATGGCGACCGACACTCAGTACCCGGTCGAGCACATTGGCGTGTTCACGCCGAAATCGAAGAATCTCGAGTCGCTGTCCGCCGGGCAGGTGGGCTTCATCATCGCCGGCATCAAGGAATTGGCCGCCGCGAAGGTGGGCGATACCGTCACGCTGGTGAACCGTCCGGCGCCCGCGCCGCTGCCGGGCTTCAAGGAAGTGAAGCCGCAGGTGTTCGCCGGTCTCTACCCGGTCGAAGCCAACCAGTACGACGCCCTGCGCGATTCGCTGGAAAAACTGAAGCTCAACGACGCCTCGCTGCACTACGAGCCGGAAGTTTCGCAGGCGCTTGGCTTCGGCTTCCGTTGCGGCTTCCTCGGTCTCCTGCACATGGAGATCGTGCAGGAGCGCCTCGAGCGCGAGTTCGACATGGACCTGATCACCACGGCGCCGACCGTGGTGTATGAAGTCCTGCAACGCGACGGCACGGTCATCATGGTCGAGAACCCTGCCAAGATGCCTGATCCGTCGAAGATCGAAGAAGTGCGCGAGCCGATCGTCACCGTGAACCTGTATATGCCGCAGGACTACGTGGGCTCGGTCAT
It encodes:
- a CDS encoding glutaredoxin family protein, whose amino-acid sequence is MTTPVAPLTLYGRAWCHLCDDMRAGLEPLLMEFGAQVEIVDVDTDPALEARYNELVPVLVCDGVELCHYHLDEGRVRAALSARAGQIR
- the lepA gene encoding translation elongation factor 4, which produces MDHIRNFSIIAHIDHGKSTLADRIIQICGGLSDREMESQVLDSMDLERERGITIKAQTAALTYKARDGRIYNLNMIDTPGHVDFSYEVSRSLSACEGALLVVDASQGVEAQTVANCYTAIELGVDVIPVLNKIDLPAANPENAITEIEDVIGIDATDATRCSAKTGLGVEDVLEALIAKVPPPKGDPEAPLQALIIDSWFDNYVGVVMLVRIVNGTLRPKDKIRLMATDTQYPVEHIGVFTPKSKNLESLSAGQVGFIIAGIKELAAAKVGDTVTLVNRPAPAPLPGFKEVKPQVFAGLYPVEANQYDALRDSLEKLKLNDASLHYEPEVSQALGFGFRCGFLGLLHMEIVQERLEREFDMDLITTAPTVVYEVLQRDGTVIMVENPAKMPDPSKIEEVREPIVTVNLYMPQDYVGSVITLCTQKRGVQINMQYHGRQVQLTYEIPMGEVVLDFFDRLKSMSRGYASMDYEFKEYRAADVVKVDMLINGDKVDALSVIVHRSQSQHRGREVAAKMRELIPRQMYDVAIQATIGANIIARENIKALRKNVLAKCYGGDISRKKKLLEKQKAGKKRMKQVGSVEIPQEAFLAILRVEDK